Genomic DNA from Burkholderia vietnamiensis LMG 10929:
AACGCAAGGGGTTCGAGACGTCGGTGCTGCTCTACGGCCCCGGCGTGACGCTCGGCCTGCAACGCGGGTTTCCGACGCTGGGCGACGAGGCGTTTCCCGGTCACCTGAATTTCAACAAGCAACTCGTCAAGTTCATGGAAGAGGGCGGGAAAGTCTATGCGTGCCGCTTTGCGCTGCAGGCGCTTTATGGGCACGGCGAAGCGTCGCTGATCGAGGGCATTCGACCGATCAATCCGCTTGACGTGCTGGATATTCAGCTGCTTCACCGCAAGGAGAATGCGCTGGTCATCCACACTTGGACCGTTTGATCCAATGACGGGTGCCATCATGTCCGACAAACGCATCGTCCGGGCCGCCGCCGTCCAGATCGCGCCCGATCTGGAACGCGCCGGCGGCACGCTCGACAAGGTTTGCGCGGCGATCGACGAGGCGGCTGGAAAAGGCGTCCAGCTGATCGTTTTTCCGGAAACGTTCGTGCCGTACTACCCGTACTTCTCGTTCGTGCGGACGCCGGTCGCGTCCGGGGCCGATCACATGCGTCTCTACGAGCAGGCCGTGGCGGTGCCCGGCCCCGTGACGCATGCGGTCGCCGAGCGCGCACGGCTGCACGGGATGGTGGTCGTGCTCGGCGTGAACGAGCGCGACCACGGCAGCCTGTACAACACGCAGCTGATCTTCGACGTCGACGGACGCCTCGCGGTGAAGCGCCGCAAGATCACGCCGACGTTTCACGAGCGGATGATCTGGGGGCAGGGCGACGCGGCCGGGCTCAAGGTTGCGCAGACAGGGATCGGACGGGTCGGTGCGCTCGCGTGCTGGGAGCACTACAACCCGCTCGCCCGTTATGCGCTGATGACGCAGCACGAGGAAATTCATTGCAGCCAGTTCCCCGGTTCGCTGGTCGGTCCGATCTTCGCGGAGCAGATCGAAGTCACGATTCGTCACCACGCGCTGGAAGCGGGCTGCTTCGTCGTCAATGCGACCGGCTGGCTGACGGATGCCCAGATCGAGTCGATCACCGGCGATCCGAATCTGCAGAAGGCCCTGCGCGGCGGCTGCAATACCGCGATCGTGTCCCCGGAGGGCCAGCATCTGGCCGAGCCGTTGCGCTCGGGCGAAGGGATGGTAATCGCCGACCTGGACATGTCGCTGATCACCAAGCGCAAGCGAATGATGGATTCGGTCGGCCACTATGCGCGCCCGGAGCTGCTGAGCCTTGCCATCAACGATCGGCCGGCGACCACGGTGACCCCGATGGGGACCAGCGGGTCGGCCGCACGCGAATTCGAGGGAAACTGCCATGAGCGCGAACGCGAAACCGTCGGTGCAGAGCCGGCAATTGATGACTGAACTGCAGTCGGTCGGGCTGCGTCTCGCGGATCCGCGCGCTGGCGCCGCGAGCCGGCGCGGCGGCGCCGGGCCGTCCGATCACAAGGCCGTGACGGTCGACGGCGTGACCATCATGGTGCCGGTGCACACGAGCACCGCATGGGAATCGCCGTTCGTCGCGGCCGAGCCCGACGCGGCGGGCGTCAGCCTGCTGTCGCGCGGCGCCATCCCGATCGCGAGCATCAGCTTTCCGTCGAACCCGCGCTTCTACGCATTGCAGACGCTGGAGGGCGTGCCGTATTCGCACATCGCGACGCTGCATGGCGCCGACGTGCTGGCGACCACGGTGTTGCAGACCTGCATGCGCTACGAGAGCCGGCGCAAGACCTGCCAGTTCTGTTCGATCGGCCAGTCGCTTGCCGCCGGCCGGACGATTGCGCGCAAGACGCCCGAACAACTCGCGGAAGTGGCGCGCGCGGCGGTGCTGCTCGACGGCGTCAAGCACATGGTCTTGACGACCGGCACGCCACCGACGCCGGATCGCGGCGCCCGGGTGCTGTGCGAGAGCGCGTTCGCGATCAAGGCGGCTGTCGATCTCCCGATCCAGGCACAGTGCGAACCGCCCGACGACGACGGCTGGTTCGACCGGATGAAGGCAAGCGGGATCGATACGCTGGGCATGCATCTGGAAGCCGTGACGCCGGCCGTGCGCGAACGGATCATGCCGGGCAAGGCGAGCGTGCCGTTGTCACGGTATATGTCGGCATTCCGCGCGGCCGTGGCCGTGTTCGGCCGCGGGCAGGTCAGCACCTACATCCTCGCCGGGCTGGGGGACAGCGAGGCGGCGATTCTGGACATGTCGCGCGAGCTGATCGACTTGGGCGTGTATCCGTTCGTCGTGCCATTCGTGCCGATCAGCGGCACGCCGCTGGAGAGCCATCCCGCGCCGTCGCCGGACTTTATGCGCGCGGTGCTCGCGCCGCTCGGAGCGATGTTGCGCGACGCCGGCATGCGTTCCGCCGACATCAAGGCCGGCTGCGGAAAGTGCGGCGCCTGCTCGTCGCTTTCGACCTACGAGGTGTGACCATGTACTGCGTGGAGATGGGGCTGGCCGACAGCCGCGACACGTACCGGCCTGCCGAATACTGGATCAAATGGGCGCAGCTTCCGTGGGAAATCGACGAAGCGTACAAGCTGCGCCGGGCCGTATTCTGCATCGAGCAGGGGATCTTCGTCGGCGACGATCGCGACGATATCGATCGTCACGCGCAATTGCTGGTCGCGGTCAGTTGCTGCGCCGGCCTGCCGGAGCAGGTGGTCGGCACGGTCCGGATTCATGAAACCGTGCCCGGCACGTGGATGGGGTCGCGGCTCGCGGTGCATCCGGCGTTTCGCCGGCAGGGCAGGATCGGCTCGATGCTGATCGCGCTGGCCGTCAGCAGCGCGCATGCCGAAGGTTGCGGCACCTTCGTCGCGCACGTGCAAGCGCAGAACGTGCCGCTGTTTCGTCGGCTTCACTGGGATGCGCTCGGCGAGGAAACATTGTTTGGCCGCGCCCATCAACTGATGCAGGCCCAGCTTGCGCACTATCCGCCGTGCGGCACGCCGTTCGAGGGTTTCGTCCTGCGCGCGGAGGGACGGCCATGAGTGTCGCGGATCGCATCGCGGCATTGCGTGCCAGCCGCGGCTTCCAGCATAAGCACGACATCTCCGGCGTGGTCGCGTCGCTCGCGGCGGCATTGCCGAACGGTGCACGGGATCTCGCCCAGGCGGTGGCGCTCGGCGACGACTGCGCGGCGATTCCCGACGGGGACGGCTACCTGCTGTTCGCGATCGAGGGCATGGTCGGCGATTTCGTCGAGTCGATGCCGTGGTTCGCCGGGTACAGCGGCGTGATGGCGAACGTCAGCGACGTCTACGCGATGGGTGGGCGGCCGATCGCCGTCGTCGACGCATTGTGGAGCGACGGGATCGACGCCGCGCGGCCGGTGCTCGCCGGGATGGCCGCGGCTGCGTCGGCGTATGGCGTGCCGATCGTCGGCGGCCACAGCAACACGCGCAGCGCGCAGCGGCAACTGGCCGTGTCGATCCTGGGCCGGGCGCGCGCGCTGCTGTCGAGCTTCAATGCGCGGCCGGGCGATCGCCTGATGATGGCGGTCGACCTGCGCGGCGTATTCGAGGAGCCGTATCCGTTCTGGAATGCGTCGGTCTGCGCGCCGCCGGACCGGCTGCGCGCCGATCTCGAGATTCTGCCGATGTTGGCGGAAGACGGGCTGTGCGATGCCGCGAAGGATATCTCGATGGCGGGCGTGCTCGGTACGGCGCTGATGCTCGTCGAATGCTCGCGTGTCGGCGCGCGGATCGCGCTCGACGCGATCCCGCGGCCTCCCGGCGTCGACTTCGATCGCTGGCTGACGGCCTTTCCAAGCTACGGATTCCTGATGGCGGTGCGGCCGGCGCATACCGACGCGATCGCGGAACGCTTCGCGGCGCGCGGGCTCGCGTGCGCGGTGATCGGCGATATCGACGCCACGCGCGAGGTCGTCGTCGAGGAGGCGGGCGAAACGGCGGTGCTGTGGGATTTCCGGATCGAGCCGTTCATCACCGGTGTCGAAGGAGGTACGCGATGAGCGGCGATACGTTGCGCATCGCGCTGCTGACCCACTCGGTCAATCCGCGCGGCGGTGTCGTGCACGCACTCGAACTCGCGAGGGCGCTGCACGAAGCGGGACGCGATGTCACCGTGTTCGCGCCGGCCGCGCCGGGCGACGAGATGTTCCGCGATGTCCCGTGCCGCGTCGTGCTGGCGCGCGTCGATGGCCGTCCGCGCGGCGTCGCGGAAATGGTGCGCGCGCGAATCGCCGCGATCAAGTACGCCCTGCTGGAGCACGACGCAAGCGGGTTCGACGTGCTGCATGCACAGGACAGCATCACGGGCAATGCGCTGGCCGAGCTGAGGCAGTCGGGCGAAATAGATGGATTCGTACGGACCGTGCACCACCTCGACGTATTCGACGACCCGCAGCTCGAACGCTGGCAGGAACGCGCGTGGCGCGAGGCGGACCAGGTGCTGTGCGTGAGCGCCGCGTGGGCGGCCACGATGCGCAAGACGTTCGGGGTCGACGCGAGCGTGGTGCCCAATGGGGTGGACGTCGGCCGGTTCGCTCGCGCGAGCGAGGCGGACATGCAGGCGGTGCGGCGGCGTTTCGGCCTGCACGGCGCGCCGGTCGTCCTGGCGATCGGCGGGATCGAGCAGCGGAAAAACTCGATCGCGCTGCTCGAGGCATTTTCCCGGTTGCGCGGCACGACGCCCGATGTACGGCTCGTGATCGGGGGTGGCGCGAGCCTGCTCGATCACGATGCCTACACGCGCCGCTTCGTCGCGCGCGCCGCCGCGCTCGGGCTGGGGATCGGCGTCGACGAAACCGTCGTGCCGACGGGGCCGCTCGACGATGCGGCGCTGGTCGCGCTGATGCACTGCGCCGACGTGGTGTCGATGGTGTCGATCCGCGAGGGATTCGGTCTGGTCGTGCTTGAGGCGCTCGCGTGCGGCAAGCCGGTCGTCGTATCCGAAATCGAACCGTTTACCGAGTATCTGGACGAGCACGCGTGCGTGTGGGCCGATCCCGCCGACGTGGATTCGATCGCCGATGCGCTGCGCGACGCGCTCTCGGGGCGGCGTGGTCCCGATTTCACGCATGCAGTTCCCGCACTGTTGAACCGCTTCACATGGGACGCGAGTGCGCGCAGGCATCTGGACATTTACCAGGACAGGCTGGCGCAGCGTGCGCAAGCATCGTCCGCCGAGTAAGGGGGCATCATGCCGGTCATGCATTTTCGGGTTCGTTGGCCCGACCAGTCGGAAACCAATTGCTATTCGCCTTCGACCGTGGTGTCGGAGTTTTTCACGCCCGACACGCAATACGCGCTCGACGACTTCGTCGAACGCGCACGGCGCGCACTGGGTATCGCATCCGATCGCGTCCGCGAGAAATACGGGTTCGCGTGCTCGGCCGCGATGGACGAGCTGGCACGGATCGAAGCGCACGCGGAACGATTCGCGCCGCAGCGCGATGCGACCGTGACCGTCATCGAGCTCGTTTAGGGCGTCCGGCACGCAGAAATCCACCGCCATCTTCAACACACATTCAGGACTGCATCATGTCAAGCGAACCCGTTTTTTCATCCAGCCTCCCGGATATCGATGCCCATCTCGGCGTAGCCGTCATCGGCGGCGGGCAGGCCGGGCTGTCGATCAGCTACTACCTGAAGCAGGCAGGTATCGATCATCTCGTATTCGAAAAGGAAACCGTGACGCACACGTGGCGCAAGCAGCGCTGGGACGCGTTCTGTCTGGTGACGCCGAACTGGCAGTGTGCGCTCCCGGGCTATCCGTATCGCGGGGCCGACCCGCACGGCTTCATGACGAAGGACGAGATCGTCGAGTATCTCGACGGCTTCACCCGCAGCGTCGATGCGCCGGTACTGGAACATACCGCGGTCGAGCATGTGACGCGCGACGCGGACGGACGCTATCGCATCGCGACGTCGCGCGGCACGTACACGGCGGATCGGGTCGTCGTTGCGTCGGGCGGCTACCATCGGCCGATCGTGCCGCGCATGGCCGAGCGGCTTCCTGCATCGATCGTGCAGCTCCAGTCGTCGGAATACCGCAATCCGGCCGCGTTGCCGGACGGGCCGGTGCTCGTGGTCGGATCGGGGCAATCGGGTGCGCAGATCGCGGAAGACCTCCACCTTGCCGGGCGTAAGGTGTTACTCGCGGTGGGCGATGCGCCGCGCTGTGCCCGTTTCTATCGGGGCAGGGACGTCGTCGACTGGCTGGCCGACATGCAGTACTACGACATGCCGGTCGATGCACATCCGCTGCGCGAAGGCGTGCGCGACAACACCAACCACTATGTGACCGGGCGCGACGGCGGGCGCGACATCGATCTGCGCCGCTTTGCCGCCGAAGGGATGGAACTGTACGGCCGGCTGGAGGACTTTTCAGGCGGGCAGTTGCGCTTCTCCGCAGACCTGTCGGCGCAGCTCGACAGCGCCGACGATACGTACAACCGGATCAATGCCGGCATCGATGCGCATATCGAGAAGAATGGGATCGCGGCGCCGCCCGCGACGCGCTACGAACCCGTGTGGCGTCCAGACCATGAGCGGACGACACTCGATCTAGCGGCCAGCGGCATCGCATCGGTCATTTGGTGCATCGGCTTCACCCCCGACTTCAACTGGCTGGATGCGCCGGTCTTCAACGGTCGCGGCTATCCCGCGCACCGGCGTGGCGTGACGCCGGTTCCGGGGCTCTACTTCGTCGGGCTGCCCTGGCTATACACGTGGGGGTCGGGGCGATTCTCCGGCGTGGCGCGAGATGCGGCCCATATCGTCGACCGGATCCAGGCCGAGATGACAGCCGCGCGGCGTTCGGCCGAAAGCGAGGTCGCCTGACGCCGATGCATACCGCCATCCATCGCTATCGGGCCGGCATGCCGCAGCTCGCGCACACGGGGCTCGCGGAAAACTGGCTGCTCAAGGAGTGCGGACAGCGCCACTGGGACGCGCTGGCCGCGTATAGCGGTCGCGACGCGCCCGAGTTCTTCGACGACGACGGGCGGCGCGCCTATGCGTCGTTCGTTGCGGTGCACGTCGACATGAGCCGCCGTCACGCGATTCGCGAGAACGACACGTTCGCGCTGCATGTCGCGCTTCACCGGGTCGGCCCGATTCGTCACTTTAGCGAACAGCGGATCCGGCATGGCGACCACGAAGCAGGCGTCGTGCGGATGATGTCGACGTTCGTGACGCGCGAACACGCCGGCAGCAACCGCTCGGTGATGAAGGCGCGAATGACCGGCGTCGACGGCCGCACCGGGCCGGTCCCGGCCGATGCGCTGGCGATGGCGGAACGGGGGAAGAAGCTGCGGACGCGGGATGCGTCGATCGTGCCGGCGCTCGCCGGCCTCGCGGAGGACGACGGCGCCAGCGTGTCGTTCCTGCCGTGCCCGAACATGGATTTCAACGGCGCGGACCTGCTGTACTTCGCCAGCTTTCAGGCCTTCGTCGACCGCGCGGAATGGCAGCATTATCGCTTCGCGCACGCACCGGTGCTGGCAGCACGTCAACTGTACTTTCATGGAAATCTCGACATCGGCGATGCGTTGACCGTGCGTTTCGTGCGTGCCGGACCCGATACGGGCGGCCTGCTGCACTGGAGCGAAATCCTGCGCGACAGCGACGGGACGAAGATTGCCGATGTCATCACGCAAAAGCACTGGAGCCGGGCATGAACGAGGCGGCAATCATGGCGCCGGACACCGAGGTGGAGCGCGTCGGGCCGAACGATCGACGCGCGCGCACGGTGCCGCTGCGCAAACTCTACACGCAGCGCGATCTCGAAGCCGTCGCGCATCTCGGCAGCATGCCCGGCGCGTGGCCCTATGTGCGCGGGCCGTACGCGTCGATGTATACCGATCGCCCATGGACGATTCGCCAATACACGGGGCATGCAGACGCGGCGGATTCCAATCTCGCGTTTCGCACGGCGCTCGAGCAGGGCGCGCAGGGGCTGTCCGTGGCATTCGACCTGGCGACACAGCGCGGCTACGACTCGGATTGCGTCGAGGCGTGGGCCGATGTCGGCGTGGCTGGTGTCGCGATCGATACGGCTGACGACATGGTGCGGCTGTTCGACGGCATTGCACTCGACGCCACGACAGTGTCGATGACGATGAACGGCGCGGTCCTGCCGATCATGGCGGCGTTCGTCGTGGTCGCCGAGGAGCAGGGCGTGCCGCCCGAGCGGATCGGCGGGACGATTCAGAACGACATTCTGAAGGAGTACATGGTCCGCAATACGTGGATTTTCGGGCCGGCGCCGTCGATGCGGATCGTCGCCGACGTCGCGTTGTGGCTGGCCGAGCATGCGCCGCGCTTCAATGCGCTGTCGGTGTCGGGATATCACTTCCAGGAAGCCGGCGCCGACGCCGTGCTCGAACTCGCGCTGACGCTGTCGAATGCGCGGGCGTACGTCGACACGCTGGCCGCACGCGGGATGCCTGCGGATGAGGCCTGCTCTCGGTTGAGCTTTTTCTTCGGCGTGGGCAGCGATTTCTATACGGAGATCGCCAAGCTGCGCGCGGCGCGTCTGCTGTGGGCGGAGATCGCGCACGCGTGCGGCGCGCGCTCGCCCCGGGCGTGTGCGCTGCGCATGCATTGCCAGACATCTGGATGGTCGTTGACCGCACAGGAGGCGGAAAACAACATCGTTCGCGTGACGGCGCAGGCAATGGCCGCGGCGTTTGGCGGCACGCAGTCGCTGCACACGAATGCGTACGACGAAGCGCTTGCGCTGCCGTCCGCGGCGGCAGCGCGCCTCGCGCGCAACACGCAGCTGATTCTGCAGCATGAAACGGGACTGTGCGACACGGTCGATCCGTGGGCCGGTTCGTACATGATGGAATCGCTGACGGACGACATCGCGACCCGCGTGCGCGCCGAGCTGGCCGCCATCGACGCGCAGGGCGGCGTGATCGCCGCGATCGAGTCCGGTTGGGTCAAGCGGCGCTTGCTGCATGCCGCGGCCAAGACGCAGGCGCAGGTCGATTCCGGGCGCCGGACCGTGGTCGGCGTGAACCGTTTCGTCGCGAGCGATCCGACGGATGAATTCACGGTGCGCGAGATGGACGGTCGTCATGTTCGTGCGGGGCAGGCGCGGCGAATCGCAGCCGTCAAGGCCGCGCGCGATCCGGCGCGGGTGGAGGCGGCGTTGTGGCGGCTGGCCAACGCGGCGCGCGACGGCGGCGGAAACCTGCTCGCATTGGCGATCGACTGCATGCGGGCACGTGCGACCGTCGGGGAGTGTACGCGCGCACTGGAATCGGTATGGCCGCGACATACCGCGGCGGTGGAAGCGAATGGCGCGGGTGCTTACGGCGACCATCGGCGCGGCGACGCCGCATGGCGCGCGGCCAAGGGCTGCGTCGGCCGGCTGGCACAACGTGCGGGACGCAGGCCGCGCATCGTGATCGCCAAGCTCGGCCAGGACGGACACGACCGCGGTGCGGCGGTGGTCGCAGCCGCGCTCGAGGATGCCGGATTCGACGTCCTACGTCTGCCGCTATTTCAGCAACCGATCTGCGTGGCGGCAGCCGTGCAGGCGTATGGCGCCGATATCGTGGGCGTTTCGTCGTTGTCGGGCGGCCACCGCGAGCTCGTCGAAGGGCTGCTCGACGAACTGGCATCGCTTCGCGCTGGGATTCCGGTGGTGTTGGGCGGCATCTTTCCCGCCGCGGATGCGCGCCATCTGAAGGCGAAGGGCGTCGCGGCGAGTTTTGGGCCGGGTACGCCGCTCGATGCGATCGTCGAGGCGCTGTGTGCATGTATCGAGCGAGCGCGGTGTGTACATCCGGCGGACCACGTGGGCTGATGCGGGACGGCTTCTCGTTCGTGCGTCAGCGGTCGCATCGCATGAACGAGCGGCTGTTGCCGTGTCATGCGATCACCGCGGGGTCGTCAGCCGCCGGCACGTCCTGGCGGGCGTCGAGCACGCACAGCGGATTGATGCTGGATTCGGCGAAACGGTCGCCGAGTCGAAAGGCCATCCGCTCCGATTTCCTCAGCCACGGCGTTGGCGCCGGGTCAGAACCCTTCAGTGTCCAATCGCGTCGGGCGCGCTATTCGACTACGCCGGCCGCGGGCCACCCGACCTGATCGCTCCAGCTCTGGTCGCGCTTAAAGCTGAACAGGTTGTCCTTGAGCAGGCGCATTCAGCCATATCAGTTTGAGCGCGGCCTAATCCCCCGGGTAGTGGCTGACGTCACAATCAATTCGAAGCAGTCCGACTATGTCGAGAACGCCTTCGATCGGTTGCAGCAAGAGGCCATCAAGCTATTCAGCTCCTGCATCGTGAAGCCCAAGGCTCCTCACGCGGCGCTGCAATGCACACGCGGTCCGGGCGCTGCGCCATCGAAGACCCGGCGTCCTATCCGGATCGGCTGATTCACGTGGGCAGGTGCCATGGTGAGTGTGCCGTGTCGGGGCGTGACGCGCGGATCGTTTTGGCGACCTCGAGCGAGTGGCAAGCGCGCAACAGGTGTCACGCGTGCACGCGCACCGCCGGATCGCCGAGGATGGTTGCAAGGGTCCGGATTGCCTCATCGATCTTCGTGTTCCATGGATGTCCGAATTTGACGTGCACGCAATTTTGAAAGGCATGCTTTGTCGAAAAGATGGGCTCCGGCGCGATACTGATGCGGTGGCCGATCGCCAGCCGATGCAGCGCCATCGTGTCGAAGCCCGAGCGCTCCTCGGCGCGGACGGGGCCCCATTCTTCCAACAGTTGGTGCGCGCGGAACACGGTCGACTGGCTGACGCGCCGTTGCGCGATGGTCCGCCGGACCGACGGCAACCGCGCGCCGACCGGAATATAGCCTGACCGGATGCGGCTGGCGATGGAATTGGCGAGCGCCTCGTAGTGATTCATGGCGTGCTTGTTTCGGCGGATGTTTCCTGCCGCGGCGCATTCGGCGGGTGCCGTTTGACGGTCCGGTGAACTGCGCGACGCATCGTCAGTGATAGTGCAGTTCGGCATGGTCGGTCTTGCCGCGGAACACGCGGTAGCCGAGTGCTGTGTAGGCGAGAATTACCGGGATGATGACGACCGCGCCGACCAGCGTGAACACCTGGCTCGTATGGGGTGACGCGGCTTGCCAGATCGTCACACCCGGCAGGATCGCGAACGGATAGACGGTGGCGAGCAGGCCCGCGTAGCCGGCTAGGACGAAGCCCAGCGTAAGCACGAACGGCAGCGTCGGATGGCGGCTGCGCGTGGCCCTGAGCATGCCGGCCGCACACGCAAGCACGGTGGCCGGTGCGAGCAGTGCCCAGTGCAGCATCGGCGAATCGAACCAGCGGGAGTCGAACATCGGCGTGAGCCTCGGCGTCCACAGCGTAACTGCGATGATCGTCACCAGTTGCAGCGCGGTGAGCGGCATAGCGAGCCGGTAGAGGCGACGTTGCAGGTCGCCGTCCGTTTTCGCGATCAGCCACGTGCAGCCCAGCAGGGCATAGGTGACGACAAGCGCGAGGCCGGTAAACAAGCTGAAGGGTGTCAACCAGTCGAACGCGCCGCCCGCGAAGTGGTCACCGACGACGGGAATGCCCGACAGCCATCCGCCGATGGCGACGCCCTGGAAGAATGTCGCGCCTGCCGAGCCGCCGATGAACGCGAGATCCCACCACGCTCGCGTGCGTCGCGCCTTGCCACGCAACTCGAACGCGACGCCGCGAAATATCAGGCAGATCGTCATCAACAGCAGCGGCAGGTACAGCGCTGACAGCACGACGGAATAGACCGTCGGGAACACCGCGTAGAGCGACGCGGCGCCCAGCACCATCCAGGTTTCGTTGCCGTCCCAGACAGGGGCGACGGAACTCATCATGCAGCTGCGCGCATCGTCGTGATCGAAAAACGGGAAAAGGATGCCGATGCCGAGATCGAATCCGTCAAGCACGACGTACATGCCCAGACCAAACGCGACGATGGCGGCCCAAACGAGAGTGATGTTCATGTTGAAAGTCCGGTTGTATCAGGAGATGCGACGGCGGGCGAGCGTGTTGGCGACGACACGGTCGGCCGGCTCCGGCGCGTTGCCGATGCGAACGGGAACCGGCGTGCCGCTGGGGCGATCCTCGGACAGCACGGCGGGGCCGTGCTTTGCGAGGCGCAGCAAGTAGTAGATGCCAGTGCCGAAGACGAGGGCATACACCACGACGAACGCGAGCAGCGTGATGCCCACCTGTTGAGCGGGGACGGGCGAGAGTGCATCGGTGGTGTGCATGACGCCGTAGATGACCCACGGCTGGCGCCCGACTTCGGTCGTGATCCAGCCCGCGAGCAGGCTGATGAAGCCAGTCGGCCCCATCGCCAGTGCGAAGCGGTGATACGACGCACTGTCATACAACCGACCGCGGCGCCGCAGCACGAAGCCGACGATCGCGAGCAACGCCATCAGGACGCCGAGGCCCGCCATGATCCGGAACGTCCAGAAGACGATCGTCGAGTTCGGCCGGTCGGCCTTCGGAAACGCCTTGAGCCCCTTGATCTCGCCGTCCCATGTGTGAGTCAGGATCAGACTGCCCATATGAGGTACCGACACGCGGTACCGTGTCGTTTCGGCATCCATGTCCGGAATGCCGAACAGATTCAGCGCCGTCCCGTTGTGTTCTGTTTCCCAGACGCCCTCGATCGCGGCGAGCTTCGCGGGCTGGTATTCGCGTGTGTTCAAGCCGTGCGCATCACCGGCGAGGATCTGCAGCGGCGCGATGACGACCAGCAGTCCGATGGCCATCGAGAACATCTTGCGCACCGCCGGATCGCGACGGCCGCGCAGCAGATGCCAGGCGCCGGTCGCGGCGACGACGAGCGCGGCCACGATAAACGCGGCGAGCGCCATGTGCACGAAGCGGTACGGGAACGACGGGTTGAAGACGATCGAGAACCAGTCG
This window encodes:
- the scpA gene encoding methylmalonyl-CoA mutase, with protein sequence MNEAAIMAPDTEVERVGPNDRRARTVPLRKLYTQRDLEAVAHLGSMPGAWPYVRGPYASMYTDRPWTIRQYTGHADAADSNLAFRTALEQGAQGLSVAFDLATQRGYDSDCVEAWADVGVAGVAIDTADDMVRLFDGIALDATTVSMTMNGAVLPIMAAFVVVAEEQGVPPERIGGTIQNDILKEYMVRNTWIFGPAPSMRIVADVALWLAEHAPRFNALSVSGYHFQEAGADAVLELALTLSNARAYVDTLAARGMPADEACSRLSFFFGVGSDFYTEIAKLRAARLLWAEIAHACGARSPRACALRMHCQTSGWSLTAQEAENNIVRVTAQAMAAAFGGTQSLHTNAYDEALALPSAAAARLARNTQLILQHETGLCDTVDPWAGSYMMESLTDDIATRVRAELAAIDAQGGVIAAIESGWVKRRLLHAAAKTQAQVDSGRRTVVGVNRFVASDPTDEFTVREMDGRHVRAGQARRIAAVKAARDPARVEAALWRLANAARDGGGNLLALAIDCMRARATVGECTRALESVWPRHTAAVEANGAGAYGDHRRGDAAWRAAKGCVGRLAQRAGRRPRIVIAKLGQDGHDRGAAVVAAALEDAGFDVLRLPLFQQPICVAAAVQAYGADIVGVSSLSGGHRELVEGLLDELASLRAGIPVVLGGIFPAADARHLKAKGVAASFGPGTPLDAIVEALCACIERARCVHPADHVG
- the cydB gene encoding cytochrome d ubiquinol oxidase subunit II; its protein translation is MNITLVWAAIVAFGLGMYVVLDGFDLGIGILFPFFDHDDARSCMMSSVAPVWDGNETWMVLGAASLYAVFPTVYSVVLSALYLPLLLMTICLIFRGVAFELRGKARRTRAWWDLAFIGGSAGATFFQGVAIGGWLSGIPVVGDHFAGGAFDWLTPFSLFTGLALVVTYALLGCTWLIAKTDGDLQRRLYRLAMPLTALQLVTIIAVTLWTPRLTPMFDSRWFDSPMLHWALLAPATVLACAAGMLRATRSRHPTLPFVLTLGFVLAGYAGLLATVYPFAILPGVTIWQAASPHTSQVFTLVGAVVIIPVILAYTALGYRVFRGKTDHAELHYH
- a CDS encoding cytochrome ubiquinol oxidase subunit I — translated: MDALHLARIQFAFTVSFHIIFPALSIGLSTFIAVLEGLWLKTGRQVYRELCRFWSKIFAVAFGMGVVSGIVMSYEFGTNWSGFSSFAGSVTGPLLAYEVMTAFFLEAGFLGIMLFGWNRVGRVPHFIATALVAIGTNISMFWILASNSWMQTPRGIAIVDGRVVPVDWFSIVFNPSFPYRFVHMALAAFIVAALVVAATGAWHLLRGRRDPAVRKMFSMAIGLLVVIAPLQILAGDAHGLNTREYQPAKLAAIEGVWETEHNGTALNLFGIPDMDAETTRYRVSVPHMGSLILTHTWDGEIKGLKAFPKADRPNSTIVFWTFRIMAGLGVLMALLAIVGFVLRRRGRLYDSASYHRFALAMGPTGFISLLAGWITTEVGRQPWVIYGVMHTTDALSPVPAQQVGITLLAFVVVYALVFGTGIYYLLRLAKHGPAVLSEDRPSGTPVPVRIGNAPEPADRVVANTLARRRIS